In Monodelphis domestica isolate mMonDom1 chromosome 4, mMonDom1.pri, whole genome shotgun sequence, one DNA window encodes the following:
- the LOC130454065 gene encoding carcinoembryonic antigen-related cell adhesion molecule 3-like isoform X2 codes for MEMLWDLPQGWPGCWKGLLFTVTILSSSLQLASLAQLSIVSIPSHGTVGSNITLSVHGIPKEPQNYSWFRQMPKESNKIVSYAVRSGEQTQGLNHTGRESIFPNGSLFIINVTSNDNGAYIVQVTTEDSKPVSGQGHLQIHDSPMLSHIGLVASIVLGALAGGVVLGVLGYFLFKRTRGSARTIRRDSVRRRRNHPINQNHGRRLVIHLLSRDIGDPRPGIGHQQNGCL; via the exons ATGGAGATGCTCTGGGACCTTCCCCAGGGCTGGCCTGGCTGTTGGAAGGGACTCCTATTCACAG tCACAATCCTCAGCTCTTCTCTTCAGCTAGCTTCTTTGGCCCAGCTGAGCATAGTGTCAATTCCTTCCCACGGGACGGTCGGGAGCAACATCACCTTGTCTGTCCATGGGATCCCGAAGGAGCCTCAGAATTACTCCTGGTTCCGGCAGATGCCCAAGGAGTCCAACAAGATCGTCAGCTACGCAGTGCGGTCGGGAGAGCAGACTCAAGGACTCAACCACACTGGCCGGGAGAGCATTTTCCCGAATGGttccttatttattattaatgttaCTTCCAATGATAATGGTGCTTACATCGTGCAGGTCACCACGGAAGACTCAAAGCCAGTGTCAGGGCAGGGACATTTGCAAATCCATG ATTCTCCCATGCTCTCCCACATTGGGCTGGTTGCCAGTATTGTCCTGGGAGCGCTGGCTGGTGGGGTCGTCCTGGGCGTCCTGGGCTACTTCCTCTTTAAGCGGACTCGAGG GTCTGCGCGGACCATAAGAAGAGATTCTGTCAGAAGACGAAGGAATCATCCTATAAATCAGAATCATG gGAGAAGGCTTGTCATCCATCTCCTCTCGAGGGATATTGGAGATCCCCGACCAG GCATTGGACATCAACAAAATGGATGTTTATGA
- the LOC130454065 gene encoding carcinoembryonic antigen-related cell adhesion molecule 3-like isoform X1 has translation MEMLWDLPQGWPGCWKGLLFTVTILSSSLQLASLAQLSIVSIPSHGTVGSNITLSVHGIPKEPQNYSWFRQMPKESNKIVSYAVRSGEQTQGLNHTGRESIFPNGSLFIINVTSNDNGAYIVQVTTEDSKPVSGQGHLQIHDSPMLSHIGLVASIVLGALAGGVVLGVLGYFLFKRTRGSARTIRRDSVRRRRNHPINQNHGGEDIVYENHQWHRGMTLTAQGEGLSSISSRGILEIPDQALDINKMDVYDEVMIWPTVQASEREGNPRR, from the exons ATGGAGATGCTCTGGGACCTTCCCCAGGGCTGGCCTGGCTGTTGGAAGGGACTCCTATTCACAG tCACAATCCTCAGCTCTTCTCTTCAGCTAGCTTCTTTGGCCCAGCTGAGCATAGTGTCAATTCCTTCCCACGGGACGGTCGGGAGCAACATCACCTTGTCTGTCCATGGGATCCCGAAGGAGCCTCAGAATTACTCCTGGTTCCGGCAGATGCCCAAGGAGTCCAACAAGATCGTCAGCTACGCAGTGCGGTCGGGAGAGCAGACTCAAGGACTCAACCACACTGGCCGGGAGAGCATTTTCCCGAATGGttccttatttattattaatgttaCTTCCAATGATAATGGTGCTTACATCGTGCAGGTCACCACGGAAGACTCAAAGCCAGTGTCAGGGCAGGGACATTTGCAAATCCATG ATTCTCCCATGCTCTCCCACATTGGGCTGGTTGCCAGTATTGTCCTGGGAGCGCTGGCTGGTGGGGTCGTCCTGGGCGTCCTGGGCTACTTCCTCTTTAAGCGGACTCGAGG GTCTGCGCGGACCATAAGAAGAGATTCTGTCAGAAGACGAAGGAATCATCCTATAAATCAGAATCATG GTGGAGAAGATATCGTGTATGAAAATCATCAGTGGCATCGAGGCATGACCCTAACAGCCCAG gGAGAAGGCTTGTCATCCATCTCCTCTCGAGGGATATTGGAGATCCCCGACCAG GCATTGGACATCAACAAAATGGATGTTTATGATGAAGTCATGATCTGGCCAACAGTCCAGGCCTCTGAGAGAGAAGGGAACCCCCGGAGATGA
- the LOC130454065 gene encoding uncharacterized protein LOC130454065 isoform X3: MEMLWDLPQGWPGCWKGLLFTDSPMLSHIGLVASIVLGALAGGVVLGVLGYFLFKRTRGSARTIRRDSVRRRRNHPINQNHGGEDIVYENHQWHRGMTLTAQGEGLSSISSRGILEIPDQALDINKMDVYDEVMIWPTVQASEREGNPRR, translated from the exons ATGGAGATGCTCTGGGACCTTCCCCAGGGCTGGCCTGGCTGTTGGAAGGGACTCCTATTCACAG ATTCTCCCATGCTCTCCCACATTGGGCTGGTTGCCAGTATTGTCCTGGGAGCGCTGGCTGGTGGGGTCGTCCTGGGCGTCCTGGGCTACTTCCTCTTTAAGCGGACTCGAGG GTCTGCGCGGACCATAAGAAGAGATTCTGTCAGAAGACGAAGGAATCATCCTATAAATCAGAATCATG GTGGAGAAGATATCGTGTATGAAAATCATCAGTGGCATCGAGGCATGACCCTAACAGCCCAG gGAGAAGGCTTGTCATCCATCTCCTCTCGAGGGATATTGGAGATCCCCGACCAG GCATTGGACATCAACAAAATGGATGTTTATGATGAAGTCATGATCTGGCCAACAGTCCAGGCCTCTGAGAGAGAAGGGAACCCCCGGAGATGA